A genomic segment from Polyangium mundeleinium encodes:
- a CDS encoding ABC transporter ATP-binding protein: MDPLIQIESITKVYWMGQIEVHALRNVSLEIRKGEMVAIMGASGSGKSTMLNVIGTLDRPTEGRYRLDGEDVGALDEVELAHLRNRKIGFVFQSFNLLPRDSALQNVELPMIYSGIRPSERRARARRALVRVGLAERIDHLPNQLSGGQQQRVAIARAIVNEPLLLLADEPTGALDSATTVQVMGLFRELHAQGMTVVVVTHDEAIAAYADRVITFKDGALVSDASKFVAASPGAAAAAQGATA, from the coding sequence ATGGATCCCCTGATCCAGATCGAGTCGATCACGAAGGTGTACTGGATGGGGCAGATCGAGGTGCACGCGCTCCGCAATGTCTCGCTGGAGATCCGGAAGGGCGAGATGGTCGCCATCATGGGCGCCTCCGGGTCGGGGAAGTCGACGATGCTCAACGTCATCGGGACCCTCGACCGGCCGACGGAGGGGCGATATCGTCTCGATGGAGAGGATGTGGGGGCGCTCGACGAGGTCGAACTCGCGCACCTCCGAAACCGCAAGATCGGGTTCGTTTTCCAGTCGTTCAACCTCCTGCCCCGGGACTCCGCCCTCCAGAACGTGGAGCTGCCGATGATCTATTCGGGTATCCGCCCGTCGGAACGCCGAGCACGTGCGCGGCGCGCGCTCGTGCGCGTCGGCCTCGCCGAGCGTATCGATCATCTGCCGAACCAGCTCTCCGGCGGCCAGCAACAACGCGTCGCCATTGCCCGCGCGATCGTCAATGAGCCCTTGCTCCTGCTCGCAGACGAGCCCACGGGGGCGCTCGACTCCGCCACGACGGTGCAGGTGATGGGCCTCTTTCGCGAGCTCCACGCCCAGGGAATGACCGTGGTCGTCGTGACCCACGACGAGGCCATCGCCGCTTATGCGGATCGGGTCATCACCTTCAAGGACGGGGCCTTGGTCTCGGACGCGTCGAAGTTTGTCGCGGCCAGCCCAGGGGCCGCCGCAGCCGCGCAGGGAGCCACAGCATGA
- a CDS encoding efflux RND transporter periplasmic adaptor subunit, protein MSAKRKRRWPWLLALIVIVALGVVISQRGGAGAAPLDPALVVTAKRSELVLEVVETGKVEARNKVELKSKVPGQVAEVLVDEGAQVKKGDLLVVLDPTDYQRELARAEAELANAQASVAYAKLVLGRKTAGVEGAVVPAHELDAARHDLATKDISVRQARVAVDIARDRLRYTKIVAPMAGTVIQRGIEPGEVVTPGVQATFNGEALLVVADLSTLVVKIEVNQIDVAKVQLGQAATLTLDALPGKTYEARVTKIAPASTRPQGRDVDVFPIEAELTAADAQIKPGMSADVRIRLDVRRDVLTLPIEAVRESGGKARVTRVHDGPEGRQTTEEVEVVLGARTDREVEVVRGLEEGNRVLLEPGSAAANETQM, encoded by the coding sequence ATGAGCGCGAAGCGGAAGCGGCGGTGGCCGTGGCTGCTCGCGCTCATCGTGATCGTCGCGCTCGGCGTCGTGATTTCGCAGCGCGGCGGCGCGGGAGCGGCTCCGCTCGACCCCGCGCTCGTCGTGACGGCGAAACGCTCGGAGTTGGTCCTCGAGGTGGTCGAGACGGGGAAGGTGGAGGCGCGCAACAAGGTCGAGCTCAAATCGAAGGTCCCGGGCCAGGTGGCCGAGGTCCTCGTGGACGAAGGCGCGCAGGTGAAAAAAGGAGACCTGCTCGTCGTCCTCGATCCGACGGATTATCAACGCGAGCTCGCCCGCGCCGAAGCCGAGCTCGCGAACGCGCAGGCGTCGGTAGCTTATGCCAAACTCGTCCTCGGCCGGAAAACCGCGGGTGTCGAGGGGGCCGTCGTCCCCGCGCACGAGCTCGATGCGGCCCGGCACGACCTGGCCACGAAGGACATCTCCGTGCGGCAGGCGCGCGTCGCGGTGGACATCGCCCGGGATCGCCTTCGATACACGAAGATCGTCGCGCCGATGGCCGGCACGGTGATCCAGCGCGGAATCGAGCCGGGCGAGGTCGTCACGCCCGGCGTGCAAGCCACCTTCAATGGCGAGGCGCTGCTCGTCGTGGCGGACCTCTCGACGCTGGTCGTCAAAATCGAGGTGAATCAGATCGACGTGGCGAAGGTCCAGCTCGGGCAGGCCGCGACCCTGACGCTCGACGCGCTCCCCGGGAAAACCTACGAGGCGCGCGTGACGAAGATCGCGCCGGCGTCGACGCGCCCGCAGGGCAGGGACGTGGACGTGTTCCCGATCGAGGCCGAGCTCACCGCGGCTGACGCGCAAATCAAGCCGGGGATGTCCGCCGACGTGCGGATTCGTCTCGACGTACGCCGCGACGTCCTCACGCTGCCGATCGAGGCGGTCCGGGAGAGCGGCGGCAAGGCGCGCGTCACGCGCGTCCACGACGGCCCCGAGGGCCGACAAACGACGGAGGAGGTCGAGGTCGTCCTCGGCGCGCGCACCGATCGTGAGGTCGAGGTGGTGCGTGGGCTCGAGGAGGGGAACCGCGTTCTGCTCGAACCGGGGTCTGCCGCCGCAAACGAGACGCAGATGTGA
- a CDS encoding ABC transporter permease: protein MWTSHLVIAAKALVAHKLRSLLTVTSIMIGAFAIVLMSSLAESGLQTLSRGIEEIGGARLLLFVPKVPERAARKQGMYTLGFELRDKARYFDRVPHVVETAMYASLGTKDILSAKGKQERTSLVASDESFFAAYGMRIGRGRAFTEEENKRHARVCVVGHKLAEKLWDGDPLGQNVTIGVLRCRVVGVLANNERFGVGFGFDWVDLLIAPLETVAELLPRTRFETTVVAKTDDATQNDAVKRIVNARLVSRHRGVDDFTIYDFSSIMGKFEMIFLIMEAVVGLIAGVALLIGGIGVMNMMLVSVSERVREIGIRKALGATPRDIGAQFLVEAMLLSGFGGLLGTAAGALVALVAAPLIASAIPTWVGSVSTGAATAALLVSLGLGVGFGWLPARRAGGLDPVVAMRR from the coding sequence ATGTGGACGAGTCACCTCGTGATCGCCGCCAAGGCGCTCGTGGCGCACAAGCTCCGCTCGCTCCTGACGGTCACGAGCATCATGATCGGCGCGTTCGCCATCGTCCTCATGTCGTCGCTCGCCGAGAGCGGGCTCCAGACGCTCAGCCGCGGCATCGAGGAGATCGGCGGCGCTCGGCTGCTCCTCTTCGTGCCCAAGGTGCCGGAGCGCGCCGCGCGCAAGCAGGGCATGTACACGCTCGGCTTCGAGCTGCGCGACAAGGCGCGCTACTTCGATCGGGTCCCGCACGTCGTCGAGACGGCGATGTACGCGTCGCTGGGCACGAAGGACATCCTCTCGGCGAAGGGGAAGCAGGAGCGCACGTCCCTCGTCGCCAGCGACGAAAGCTTCTTCGCGGCCTACGGGATGCGCATCGGTCGAGGGCGCGCGTTCACCGAGGAGGAGAACAAGCGCCACGCGCGGGTCTGCGTCGTCGGCCACAAGCTCGCGGAAAAACTCTGGGACGGTGATCCGCTCGGGCAAAACGTCACCATCGGCGTGCTGCGGTGCCGGGTCGTCGGCGTCCTCGCGAACAACGAGCGGTTCGGCGTCGGGTTCGGGTTCGATTGGGTCGACTTGCTCATCGCGCCGCTCGAGACCGTGGCGGAGCTCTTGCCGCGCACGCGGTTCGAAACGACGGTCGTCGCGAAGACCGACGACGCGACGCAGAACGACGCGGTCAAGCGCATCGTCAACGCGCGCCTCGTCTCGCGCCATCGCGGCGTCGACGATTTCACGATCTACGACTTCAGCTCGATCATGGGGAAGTTCGAGATGATCTTCCTGATCATGGAGGCCGTCGTCGGCCTGATCGCCGGCGTCGCGCTCCTGATCGGCGGGATTGGCGTGATGAACATGATGCTCGTGAGCGTCTCGGAGCGCGTGCGCGAGATCGGGATCCGCAAGGCCCTCGGCGCGACGCCGCGCGACATCGGCGCGCAGTTCCTCGTCGAGGCCATGCTTCTCTCCGGCTTCGGGGGTCTGCTCGGCACGGCCGCAGGCGCGCTCGTCGCGCTGGTCGCGGCGCCGCTGATCGCATCGGCCATCCCGACCTGGGTCGGCTCCGTCTCGACCGGCGCGGCCACGGCCGCGCTGCTCGTTTCACTCGGCCTTGGTGTGGGTTTCGGCTGGTTGCCGGCGCGCCGCGCGGGCGGCCTCGATCCTGTCGTGGCGATGCGGCGATGA
- a CDS encoding ABC transporter permease produces MRFFDLLRSVRFVVGGRLRALLTLLGVMIGSGSIVVLASLLRSGEEALLRASQEATESDLVQVRREEANARDRKRTRRELSRDDARALRASGGIRGFEAQSESTKRTEAHAGDKKTSITLVSATPTARSLYRLELARGRFFVDADLERRARVCILGHEVWQKLFGDRGFAAFEADDLPRILVEGHAWTVIGVLVNRPIFGSTDSTDIWNRKVLVPETTYDAILSPNHAVNRIYVRRTDTAEVTTPLSTLRSIVSSTLLRRHLGVKNFKVEDDESSSQDRLILSVVELLLLSTSLMALLVGGINIMNIMLVTVTERTREIGIRRAVGAPRRAILAQFLLEAAAVSSVGGAFGVLGGVGVSWLLAQVMTQVVGPWDHHVEPWSIGLGLGLALVTGVIFGFYPAWRAARLDPIEALRTE; encoded by the coding sequence ATGAGGTTCTTCGATCTGCTCCGATCCGTGCGGTTCGTCGTCGGCGGGCGGCTGCGCGCCCTGCTCACGCTGCTCGGCGTGATGATCGGATCAGGCTCCATCGTGGTCCTCGCCTCGCTCCTTCGAAGCGGGGAAGAAGCGCTGCTGCGCGCCAGCCAGGAGGCCACCGAGAGCGACCTCGTCCAGGTGCGTCGCGAAGAAGCGAACGCGCGAGACCGCAAGCGCACGCGGCGTGAGCTGTCACGTGACGATGCCCGCGCGCTCCGCGCGTCCGGCGGCATCCGCGGCTTCGAGGCGCAGAGCGAATCGACGAAGCGAACGGAGGCACACGCAGGCGACAAGAAGACGAGCATCACGCTCGTCAGCGCCACGCCAACCGCGCGTTCGCTCTATCGCCTCGAGCTCGCGCGAGGTCGTTTCTTCGTCGACGCGGACCTCGAACGTCGCGCGAGGGTGTGCATCCTCGGTCATGAGGTCTGGCAGAAGCTCTTCGGCGATCGGGGCTTCGCTGCGTTCGAAGCCGACGATCTCCCTCGGATCCTCGTCGAGGGGCACGCGTGGACGGTGATCGGCGTGCTCGTGAATCGTCCGATCTTCGGCTCGACGGACAGCACCGACATCTGGAACCGAAAGGTGCTCGTCCCCGAGACGACCTACGACGCGATCCTCTCGCCGAACCACGCCGTGAACCGCATCTACGTGCGACGAACGGACACGGCCGAGGTGACGACGCCGCTCTCCACGCTGCGGAGCATCGTCTCGTCGACGCTCCTGCGCAGGCACCTCGGCGTGAAGAACTTCAAGGTCGAGGACGACGAGAGCAGCAGTCAGGATCGGCTCATCCTGAGCGTGGTGGAGCTCTTGCTCCTGAGCACGAGCCTCATGGCTCTGCTCGTCGGCGGCATCAACATCATGAACATCATGCTCGTGACCGTGACGGAACGGACCCGCGAGATCGGCATCCGCCGCGCCGTCGGCGCTCCACGCCGCGCCATCCTGGCCCAGTTCCTCCTCGAGGCTGCGGCCGTCTCCTCGGTCGGCGGCGCGTTCGGCGTGCTCGGAGGCGTCGGCGTCTCGTGGCTCTTGGCCCAGGTGATGACGCAGGTGGTGGGCCCTTGGGACCACCACGTCGAGCCCTGGTCCATCGGCCTGGGCCTCGGCCTCGCGCTGGTAACGGGCGTGATCTTCGGCTTCTACCCAGCCTGGCGCGCAGCGCGGCTCGACCCCATCGAGGCGCTCCGCACCGAGTAG
- the guaB gene encoding IMP dehydrogenase, producing MLDDKLRECLTFDDVLLVPAYSEVLPNQVDVRARFSRRIPLNIPLVSAAMDSVTEGRTAIAMARAGGIGIVHKNLTIAQQAREVERVKRAESGMITSPVTVRPDESLRDALGVMNEHDISGVPVVEGGKPVGILTARDIRFEKNLDQPVSALMTRELVTVPPGVSNDRAKELLHAHRIEKLLVVENGKLIGLITIKDLLQADRNPDALKDEAGRLRVGAALGPGPDADERAEALAAANVDVLVVDTAHGHSRGVLDTVKRVKHRFPHIDVVGGNVATPEAVEALVDAGADAVKVGIGPGSICTTRIVAGVGVPQITAVSDCSRVADRHGIPIIADGGIKYSGDVTKALAAGAWSVMVGSLFAGTDESPGDLVLYQGRSYKVYRGMGSLGAMRKGSKDRYGQGGAADEKLVPEGIEGRVPYRGSLGSILFQLVGGLRSGMGYTGCATVAELRQKARFVRITSQGLRESHVHDVIITEEAPNYRT from the coding sequence ATGCTCGACGACAAGCTCCGCGAATGCCTGACCTTCGACGACGTGCTCCTGGTCCCGGCCTATAGCGAAGTGCTGCCGAACCAGGTGGACGTGCGGGCGCGCTTCAGCCGGCGCATCCCGCTCAACATCCCGCTCGTCAGCGCGGCGATGGACTCGGTCACCGAAGGACGCACCGCCATCGCCATGGCGCGCGCCGGCGGCATCGGCATCGTCCACAAGAACCTCACGATCGCGCAGCAGGCGCGCGAGGTCGAGCGTGTGAAGCGCGCCGAGAGCGGCATGATCACCTCGCCCGTGACCGTGCGTCCCGACGAGTCGCTGCGCGACGCGCTCGGCGTGATGAACGAGCACGACATCAGCGGCGTGCCCGTCGTCGAAGGCGGCAAGCCCGTCGGTATCCTGACGGCGCGCGACATCCGCTTCGAGAAGAACCTCGATCAGCCCGTCAGCGCGCTGATGACCCGCGAGCTCGTGACGGTGCCGCCGGGCGTCTCGAACGACCGCGCGAAGGAGCTGCTGCACGCGCACCGCATCGAAAAGCTGCTCGTCGTGGAGAACGGCAAGCTCATCGGCCTGATCACGATCAAGGATCTCCTGCAGGCCGATCGAAACCCGGACGCGCTGAAGGACGAGGCCGGTCGCCTGCGCGTCGGCGCCGCGCTCGGCCCGGGGCCCGACGCGGACGAGCGCGCCGAGGCGCTCGCAGCCGCGAACGTCGACGTGCTCGTCGTGGACACGGCGCACGGGCACTCGCGTGGCGTGCTGGACACCGTGAAGCGCGTAAAACACCGCTTCCCGCACATCGACGTGGTCGGCGGGAACGTGGCGACGCCCGAGGCCGTCGAGGCGCTCGTCGACGCGGGCGCAGACGCGGTGAAGGTCGGCATCGGGCCGGGCAGCATCTGCACGACGCGTATCGTCGCGGGCGTCGGCGTCCCGCAGATCACGGCCGTCTCCGACTGCTCACGCGTCGCCGATCGGCACGGCATCCCGATCATCGCCGACGGCGGCATCAAGTACTCGGGCGACGTGACGAAGGCGCTCGCCGCGGGCGCGTGGAGCGTGATGGTCGGCTCGCTCTTCGCGGGCACGGACGAGTCGCCCGGCGACCTCGTGCTCTACCAGGGCCGCAGCTACAAGGTGTACCGCGGCATGGGCTCGCTCGGCGCGATGCGCAAGGGCTCGAAGGATCGCTACGGTCAGGGCGGCGCGGCGGACGAGAAGCTCGTGCCCGAGGGCATCGAGGGCCGCGTGCCGTACCGCGGCTCGCTTGGCTCGATCCTGTTCCAGCTCGTCGGCGGCCTGCGCTCGGGCATGGGCTACACGGGCTGCGCGACGGTGGCCGAGCTCCGGCAGAAGGCGCGCTTCGTGCGGATCACGTCGCAAGGGCTCCGCGAGAGCCACGTGCATGATGTGATCATCACGGAAGAAGCGCCGAACTACCGCACGTAA
- a CDS encoding serine/threonine protein kinase, producing MAEPDAGLLAPGKIFHGHYEVVRCVSTGAMGAVYEVIDQKTHRRRALKVMLPGLVGSPEMRERFKLEATVTADIVSEHIVETFDADVDAATGAPFLVMELLRGDDLANVLGDRGKLSPPEIVLVLSQAARALDKTHAAGIVHRDLKPENIFITYRDDGTPRIKLLDFGIAKVLASGQHAGMKQQTINLGTPPYMSPEQILGEGTIDHRADLYALAHIAYALLVGEPYWLEDSRKLESLYTLLLHIVEGAKEPASVRARRYGVELPQAFDAWFTRATWPKPDGRFVKATDLVLALAQVLGIPLDARPMTSTGDWDLTATSVRKLAGGLYRPPAPGAPSSSPGMPPSVPPLPPAPALRPPGAAPYGPYSHAAMATPAARPAKKSNRKTIGAVLLLAFVVGIGVAAIVLRFSGPADATATTPAAGGVTPTAPTLAAATPEARAPSSAAAPEALPATTTATPAPSSASANTPAAATTGKAASPTTTTTNPATKRTTKKQTGYDPLREL from the coding sequence TTGGCGGAACCGGATGCGGGGCTGCTCGCCCCCGGCAAGATCTTCCACGGCCATTACGAGGTCGTGCGTTGCGTCAGCACCGGCGCCATGGGCGCGGTCTACGAGGTCATCGACCAGAAGACGCACCGCCGCCGCGCCCTCAAGGTGATGCTGCCGGGCCTCGTCGGCAGCCCCGAGATGCGCGAGCGCTTCAAGCTCGAAGCCACGGTCACCGCCGACATCGTCAGCGAGCACATCGTCGAGACGTTCGACGCCGACGTCGACGCCGCGACCGGCGCGCCCTTCCTCGTGATGGAGCTCCTGCGCGGCGACGACCTCGCGAACGTGCTCGGCGACCGGGGAAAACTCTCGCCGCCCGAGATCGTCCTCGTGCTCTCGCAGGCCGCGCGCGCGCTCGACAAGACACACGCAGCGGGCATCGTGCATCGCGATCTCAAGCCCGAGAACATCTTCATCACGTACCGCGACGACGGCACGCCCCGCATCAAGCTGCTCGATTTCGGCATCGCCAAGGTGCTCGCCTCCGGCCAGCACGCCGGCATGAAGCAGCAGACGATCAACCTCGGCACGCCGCCGTACATGTCGCCCGAGCAGATCCTGGGCGAAGGCACGATCGATCATCGCGCCGACCTCTACGCGCTCGCCCACATCGCCTACGCGCTGCTCGTCGGCGAGCCGTACTGGCTCGAAGACAGCCGCAAGCTCGAGTCGCTCTACACGCTGCTCTTGCACATCGTGGAGGGCGCGAAGGAGCCGGCCTCGGTGCGCGCGCGCCGCTACGGCGTCGAGCTGCCGCAAGCCTTCGATGCCTGGTTCACGCGTGCGACGTGGCCCAAGCCGGACGGGCGGTTCGTGAAGGCCACGGACCTCGTCCTCGCCCTCGCGCAGGTGCTCGGCATCCCGCTCGACGCGCGGCCGATGACCTCGACCGGCGACTGGGATCTCACGGCGACCTCGGTCCGCAAGCTCGCGGGCGGGCTCTATCGTCCGCCCGCGCCCGGCGCGCCTTCGTCGAGCCCCGGCATGCCCCCGTCCGTGCCGCCGCTCCCGCCTGCGCCCGCGCTCCGGCCGCCGGGCGCCGCGCCGTACGGGCCGTACTCCCATGCGGCGATGGCGACTCCGGCCGCGCGGCCCGCGAAGAAGTCGAACCGCAAGACGATCGGGGCCGTGCTGCTCCTCGCGTTTGTCGTGGGCATCGGCGTCGCGGCGATCGTCCTTCGCTTCTCCGGCCCGGCCGACGCGACGGCCACCACGCCGGCTGCAGGCGGCGTCACGCCGACTGCGCCGACCCTCGCCGCGGCGACCCCCGAGGCCCGCGCACCTTCGAGCGCCGCGGCGCCCGAGGCGCTTCCCGCGACGACGACCGCAACGCCGGCGCCCTCGTCCGCAAGCGCCAATACGCCGGCGGCAGCGACGACGGGCAAGGCAGCAAGCCCGACGACCACGACGACGAACCCCGCGACCAAGCGCACGACGAAGAAGCAAACGGGGTATGATCCGCTCCGTGAGCTTTGA
- the selD gene encoding selenide, water dikinase SelD, protein MTVRLTQVAKRAGCAAKHPPGYLFPLLRGLPPITDPNVMIGTSTADDAAVYRLSADTALVLTTDFFTPVVDDPYDFGAVAATNALSDVYAMGGKPLTALNLVGFPDDTLDASILAEILRGGAEKAREAGIDLVGGHTIKTDEPIYGLAVTGVVHPDRVVSNAGGRPGDLLVLTKPLGIGILTTAAKQNKDTRGAIGKAIRLMSTLNRDACEAMTAVGVHAATDVTGFGLLGHLRNVVAASGCGATVWLDAVPVVEEAWTYVKEGIAPGGTHANWRFLKDHVSYEDGIDKPAELVLSDAQTSGGLLIAVEPSRVDALVAALEAQGTPARAIVGRLDDGPAGKIHVAAKRT, encoded by the coding sequence ATGACCGTACGGCTCACCCAGGTCGCCAAGCGCGCCGGCTGCGCAGCGAAACACCCGCCCGGCTACCTCTTCCCGCTCCTCCGAGGTCTGCCGCCGATCACCGATCCCAACGTGATGATCGGGACGAGCACAGCGGACGACGCGGCCGTCTACCGGCTCTCCGCAGACACGGCGCTCGTGCTGACGACGGACTTCTTCACGCCCGTCGTCGATGATCCGTACGACTTCGGCGCGGTCGCCGCGACGAACGCGCTCAGCGACGTGTACGCGATGGGCGGCAAGCCGCTGACGGCGCTGAACCTCGTGGGCTTCCCCGACGACACGCTCGACGCCTCGATCCTCGCGGAGATCCTGCGCGGCGGGGCCGAGAAGGCGCGCGAGGCGGGGATCGATCTCGTTGGAGGCCACACGATCAAGACGGACGAGCCGATCTACGGCCTGGCCGTGACGGGCGTGGTGCATCCGGATCGCGTGGTGTCGAACGCGGGAGGTCGTCCGGGCGATCTGCTCGTGCTGACGAAGCCGCTCGGGATCGGGATCCTGACGACGGCAGCGAAGCAGAACAAGGACACGCGCGGCGCGATCGGGAAGGCGATCCGGCTGATGTCGACGCTGAACCGCGACGCCTGCGAGGCGATGACGGCCGTAGGCGTGCACGCGGCGACGGACGTGACGGGCTTCGGGCTGCTCGGGCACCTGCGGAACGTGGTGGCCGCGAGCGGATGCGGCGCGACGGTGTGGCTCGACGCGGTGCCCGTCGTGGAGGAGGCGTGGACCTACGTGAAGGAAGGCATCGCGCCCGGCGGGACACACGCGAACTGGCGCTTCCTGAAGGATCATGTGAGCTACGAGGACGGGATCGACAAACCCGCCGAGCTCGTGCTCTCCGACGCGCAGACCTCGGGCGGGCTGCTCATCGCGGTGGAGCCGTCACGCGTGGATGCGCTCGTCGCGGCGCTCGAAGCGCAAGGCACGCCGGCGCGGGCGATCGTGGGCAGGCTCGACGACGGGCCGGCCGGGAAGATCCACGTCGCCGCGAAGCGAACGTAG
- a CDS encoding ABC1 kinase family protein: MADDKPKDKPPTSRLGRLARLASLAPRSIPFALEGAKRALSKSPRTEDEEAAAKERMAAEVKKTAEAMLKTLGEMKGLPLKLGQMASYIDGLAPPGHEDKFQAALKKLQDKAPPLSAESAAQMIQTELGAPPEEVFAKWEREPFAAASIGQVHRAVTKSGERVAVKVQYPGIDKAIENDLKSISLLETMIKPLSRKLNATQTLDEIRQVFLAELDYGREAEMADLFRRLNTDEPDILIPEVHHSLTTRRVITTSFADGAPYADFCKEGSQEARNRAGEAIWRFTFRSMLRYGVLYADPHPGNYRFLPDGRVWFLDFGCVKMLPPDLVNDMKRYMRAALDGDWVEFDRACIEVLGYDPNDETWDLYRSYTMELMMPLTTKGTWVCSREKSRETVQFLARGIKSLAFKEGEAIPNIPHVPKMPQDFTFVNRLQWGLASVMAGLGTEASFRTISEGWIRDGVHPLPA, encoded by the coding sequence ATGGCCGACGACAAGCCCAAGGACAAGCCGCCGACCTCCCGGCTCGGCCGGCTCGCGAGACTCGCGAGCCTCGCCCCGCGCTCGATCCCCTTCGCCCTCGAAGGCGCCAAACGCGCGCTCTCGAAGAGCCCTCGCACCGAGGACGAGGAGGCCGCCGCGAAAGAGCGCATGGCCGCCGAGGTCAAGAAGACCGCCGAGGCGATGCTGAAGACGCTCGGCGAGATGAAGGGCCTGCCCCTGAAGCTCGGCCAGATGGCGAGCTACATCGACGGCCTCGCCCCGCCCGGCCACGAGGACAAATTCCAGGCCGCGCTGAAGAAGCTCCAGGACAAGGCGCCGCCGCTCTCGGCCGAGTCCGCCGCGCAGATGATCCAGACCGAGCTCGGCGCGCCGCCCGAGGAGGTCTTCGCGAAGTGGGAGCGCGAGCCGTTCGCCGCCGCGAGCATCGGTCAGGTGCACCGCGCCGTCACGAAGTCGGGCGAGCGCGTGGCCGTGAAGGTGCAATACCCCGGGATCGACAAGGCGATCGAGAACGACCTGAAGAGCATCTCGCTGCTCGAGACGATGATCAAGCCGCTCTCGCGCAAGCTCAACGCGACGCAGACGCTCGACGAGATCCGGCAGGTCTTCCTGGCCGAGCTCGACTACGGCCGCGAGGCCGAGATGGCCGACCTCTTCCGCCGCCTCAACACGGACGAGCCGGACATCCTGATCCCCGAGGTCCACCACTCGCTCACGACGAGGCGCGTGATCACCACGAGCTTCGCCGACGGCGCGCCCTACGCCGACTTCTGCAAGGAAGGCAGCCAGGAGGCGCGCAACCGCGCCGGCGAGGCGATCTGGCGCTTCACGTTCCGGTCGATGCTCCGCTACGGCGTGCTCTACGCCGACCCGCACCCGGGCAACTACCGCTTCCTGCCCGACGGGCGCGTCTGGTTCCTGGATTTCGGCTGCGTGAAGATGCTGCCGCCCGACCTCGTGAACGACATGAAGCGGTACATGCGCGCCGCGCTCGACGGGGACTGGGTCGAGTTCGATCGCGCGTGCATCGAGGTGCTCGGCTACGACCCGAACGACGAGACCTGGGATCTCTACCGGAGCTACACGATGGAGCTCATGATGCCGCTCACGACGAAGGGCACGTGGGTCTGCTCGCGGGAGAAATCACGCGAGACGGTGCAGTTCCTGGCGCGCGGCATCAAGAGCCTGGCCTTCAAGGAAGGCGAGGCGATCCCGAACATCCCGCACGTGCCCAAGATGCCGCAGGACTTCACGTTCGTGAACCGCCTGCAATGGGGCCTCGCCTCGGTGATGGCCGGGCTCGGCACGGAGGCGTCGTTCCGCACCATCAGCGAGGGCTGGATCCGCGACGGGGTGCACCCCCTTCCTGCGTAG
- a CDS encoding cysteine hydrolase family protein yields the protein MKPALLVIDVQKQFFDESPETARSLTNAIEYINAGIALFRAKGLPVVCVQDIGEEDQRVPGTTRFEVPESVKVLPSDLHIHKTYGNSFNKTPLAGALRELDVDTVILTGYCAEHCVLSTYRGALDHDFTPVILRGSLASGVAENIPFVERIGDVISYGALKRVLG from the coding sequence ATGAAGCCTGCCCTCCTGGTCATCGACGTACAGAAGCAGTTTTTCGACGAAAGCCCCGAGACGGCTCGCTCGCTGACGAACGCGATCGAGTACATCAATGCCGGCATCGCGTTGTTTCGCGCGAAAGGTCTGCCCGTCGTCTGCGTGCAGGACATCGGCGAAGAGGACCAACGGGTCCCGGGCACCACGCGCTTCGAGGTGCCCGAAAGCGTGAAGGTCCTCCCCTCGGACCTGCACATTCACAAGACGTACGGAAATTCGTTCAACAAGACGCCGCTCGCGGGCGCTCTGCGCGAGCTCGACGTCGATACCGTCATCCTCACCGGATATTGCGCCGAACATTGCGTGCTCTCCACCTACCGCGGCGCGCTGGACCACGACTTCACGCCGGTGATCCTTCGGGGCTCGCTCGCGAGCGGCGTCGCGGAGAACATTCCGTTCGTGGAGCGCATCGGTGACGTCATTTCGTATGGCGCGCTGAAGCGGGTCCTCGGCTGA
- a CDS encoding GNAT family N-acetyltransferase, translated as MIRRADLTDLRAVFAVERDVFGTHVYPDFFFRQAFDLWGDTFFVADGENGSLDGYGIGASSHEPGVLWVLSLAVRGASRGRGLGKALMHALLAAMKARGTSSAKLTVHPDNPAVALYRNLGFEVIGEEPHYFGEKDPRLVMELRWG; from the coding sequence ATGATCCGTCGCGCTGACCTCACCGACCTCCGCGCCGTCTTCGCCGTCGAGCGCGACGTCTTCGGCACGCACGTCTATCCAGACTTTTTCTTCCGGCAGGCGTTCGATCTTTGGGGCGATACCTTTTTCGTGGCCGACGGCGAAAATGGCTCGCTCGACGGATACGGCATCGGAGCCAGCTCGCACGAGCCCGGCGTCCTGTGGGTCCTCTCCCTCGCCGTTCGAGGCGCGTCCCGGGGTCGCGGGCTCGGCAAAGCGCTGATGCACGCGCTGCTCGCGGCGATGAAGGCCCGGGGGACGTCCTCGGCCAAGCTCACGGTGCACCCGGACAATCCGGCCGTGGCGCTCTACCGGAACCTCGGATTCGAGGTCATCGGCGAGGAGCCGCACTATTTCGGCGAGAAGGACCCCCGGTTGGTCATGGAGCTGCGATGGGGATGA